Below is a genomic region from Balneola sp. MJW-20.
GATCAGGTGCTTTTTTAGTTAGTTCTGAAAGCAGTTCGATTGCACCGACCCACCCCAGGTTCATACCCTGACCTCCGATGGGGCTAACCACATGAGCGGAGTCGCCGGCCAGTATGACCCTTCCTTTTACCAAAGATTCAGCCATAAAATGCTGTACACCAAAACTGCTGAGCATTGTGTGTGACACTTTCGATAAGTCTATGTTGCAGCGGTACAGTATGATTTCAGCGAGTAGCTCTGTGTCAGGTTCAGGAATATATTCATCCGTTTTTGCTACCCAGCGTCTCATACCGTTCGGAAGCGGAAAACACTCAATCAGCCCAGCTGAATGAAGATATACAGCAGCATCAGCACCGAAGCCGGTAGTATCTTCGAAGTCACCCATTATATAAGTATCCGGATATCTTTTTCCTGAATAATGTATAGAAGCCTTTTGCCGGACAAGGCTGTTCTTTCCGTCACAACCGACCAGGTAAGATCCTTCGACAGATTGGTCCTGTCCTCCTTTACTGAAAATGACACTGATGCCCTCCGCATCTTCAGTAAAATGCTGGAATTCAGCTTCCGTAATTAGTACTTCCGGATCGATCATACGGATCTGATCCCTGAGTATGCTTTCCGTTACAGACTGTGGGCATGCCAGAATGTAATTATGTGGTTTCGGGCAGTTTTCAAATGAGATCTCACCGATCTTTCCGTCATCTGTGAATGCAATTCCCTTTTGAATTTTAAGACCACGGTTTAAAAAATCTGCTGTGATGCCCAGATCATCAAAAAGGTCAAGAGAAACCGGATGTATCCCCAGAGACCGTGAGTCGGGTACCGGATCTTTTCTCTTTTCAATGATGGTACAGGGAATATTCTTTCTCAGTAAACCGATCCCCAGAAACAAGCCTACCGGCCCCCCGCCTACAATGATAATATGTTTATCCCGGTGATCAATGCTCATATTGCAAAACCAGCCTATAAGGGAAGATCCGATGAACAGTCCATTGATCTTCGGTTATTGTACGAAGTTCATCCAGGGTATAACTTTTTCTGATAGAGATAAGTCCGTCGTCCGTAATAAAGGAATGACGGAAAATGATTCTGGAGAAGATATGAAAAGCGATATAACCGAGGTCGGATCTTTCGATATCATTAAAGATCACTTTGTGACTGCTCAGGCGTTTGGCTTCATCCAGTAAAACAGGAAGTTCTTTCTCCGAAAGATGGTGGATGAGGTGATTGGAAAGCACAAAGTCATAAGACCTGCCTTCTTGCAGAATCTCTGAGGTGGATATATGCCGCAATTTAAGATTTGGAGGAAGTGCTAAAGCAGAAGCATACCGGAAGGATCTTGCGTCAGTCTCAATACCGGTGATCTCAGCTTCAAATCCGTCATCTTTGATCCACTTACTGATCTGAATTGGTATGTCTCCGCCGCCAAACCCGATGTCCAGGAAAGTATTGATCTTGTTGTTTTTGAGTTCCGGCCGGATAAATTTCTTATAGATCTTTCTCCATTGAGAAAGCAAGGCATTAATACGGTGAAACTGCCGGTAGGTATTTTCCAGAAGCTTCAGGTCACAATCTTCACGGTCCATATTTTCGACAAGGGCGGGCTGCCTTTTTGAAAGTATCAGAGGCATGGTTCAGGATAGTTTAGTAAGTAATCCTGATTCTACGGTAAGTCCGGGACCGAAAGCCAAAGCCATGATCTTTTCATCCTTGGCTGATCTGTTTTCCAGGATCTCTTTTAATACAAATAATACGGTGGGTGAACTCATATTGCCGTAGGAAGAAAGAACCTTCCTGGATGAACCTATCTTTTCCTCACTCAGCTGCATGCTTTGCATCACCTTATCCAGGATGGCTCTTCCGCCTGGGTGAACAGCCCATTCCGCGATCTCCGCTTTCTGAAGGCCATATTTTTCAATAAGAGGGTCCAGCCATTCAGATAAGTTGTTTTCAATGATTTCCGGTACATAAGCAGAGAGAATGATCTCAAAACCTTCGTTTCCGACCTTCCAGGCCATATCTTTTTCACCTTCAGTAACGAGTGTAGATGCAAAGTGATCGATCTTGTAGCCCCGATCCGGTTTTGCGGAAGACAGGAGCATACCGGCAGCTCCGTCAGCAAATACGGAACCGGACAGGAGATTATCGATGTCTTCTTTCATCTGGAAGTGAATAGTACAAAGTTCGGTACAGACCAGTAGAACCACCGCATCGGGATCAGACTTGCAAAAAGAGGCAGCCATTTTCATAGCCGGAAAGGCAGCAAAACAGCCCATAAAACCGATATGATATCTTTCTGTAGAATGATCCAGCCCCAGTTGTTTGACGATCTCAAATTCAGGACCCGGCGCAAAAAATCCGGTACAGGAAACCGTGATCACATGTGTGATATCTGAAGCGGCATAAGTACGGGATCTCTCCAGCAGTTCACGACCGGTTTCCACAAATAATTTCTTTGCTTCGGTCTCATAGACCTGATTCCTTTGCCGGGTATCCGGGATCTGCTTGACCTGCCCGTTAAAGAACAAACTCCCCTGGTCATTATCCGCAAAATCTTCGATTACGGAATGCCTCTTTTCGATCCCGGACTGAGAATAGATCCGGTGTATGATCGCTCGGGTCTTTCGGTCCTGCCCAAGGTGCTCTTTCATGACCTCACGAATGTGTTGCTGTCGGCTGAAAGATTCAGGGGTACATGTTACGATATCGTGAATATATGCGGGCATAAATAAGGATAAGTAATTTCTGCTCTTATCCAAACGCCGGTCAGGGGCTATTAATTTCCTGTCAGGAAGAAGCTCCCCTGGTCAGGAGATGGAAACGCAGGTTGTGGAGCAGGGCAGCAACAGTGAGGCCGGCAATCAAACCGGTCCAAAGCCCGATCGGCCCAAATCCAAAATTATAACAAAGCAGGTAGCCGGTAGGAAAGCCGATCACCCAGTAAGCTACAAAATTTACGTACATAGGGACCCGGGTGTCCTTTAGTCCTCTGAGTGCGCCGAAACCACCGACCTGCAGCCCGTCCGAAATCTGAAAGATGCCGGCCATGAATACCAGGGACACTGCAAGAGTGGCGACTTCAGGATCTTTGGTGTAGATCGATATGATATATTCAGGAATGGTAAATATCAGCGTTGCGGTGAAACACATCAGCAAAGCACAAAGGATAACACCGATGAAACCGCGCTGTCTCGCTTTGAGCATGGAGCCCTGTCCCACCGAGTAACCAACCCGCTGAGATATGGCTATGGAAAGCCCGAAGGGTATCATAAAAAAGATAGAGGCCACATTAATAGCTACCTGATGTGCCGCAGATATCTTAACACTGAGCGTGCCCATCAGAAGACTGACCGCTGCGAAAAGCAGAACTTCCATGGTGCCGCTGGCTCCGTTCGGAAGACCTATTCGTAAAAATTCCCGAATATAGTTCCATTCCGGCCCTGTAGTGCGGGTGAAAATGTGGAATCTCTTGAAGGGTCTGAAGGAAGCGGCAAAGGCTATAAATAAGACCGCACCAAAGGTATTGATGATAGAAGTGGCATAACCTGCGCCAATGGCTCCTAGTCTTGGGAATCCGAGATTGCCATACATCAGCAAATAATTTGCTCCTACATTCAGGAGCAGTAACAGAATTCCTATGAACATAGCGGGCCTGGTTACCGATAATCCCTCACTGAAATAACGAGTTCCCGAATACAGAAGAAGCGGTAATGCACTCCAGGATACGGCTTTGAGGTAGCCGTTGGCTATGGGGATGATCTCCGGGTCGATCTCTATCCAGATCATAATGAATTCCAGATTTCTCAGGATAAAGAATAGTGGAATTGCCAGCATCAGGATCAGCCATGACATCTGACGCGCATTTTTTCCTATCTCATCAAATTCTCTGGCTCCGAGATGCTGAGATACGATCGGATTAATTGCGATCAGGGTAGCCATACAAAATACTGCGATGGGAAGATAGACTGCATTACCGATAGAGACAGCGGCCAGATCCAGGGCCGAAAGGTTTCCTGCCATAACGGTATCCGTAAAGTTGAGGCCCATATTCAGAAGCTGGGTCGCAATGATCGGAGTACCTATGGTTAAAAGCTTTTTGCTTTCTTTTTTTATGTCGATTACCGGATTTTTCATAGAGCCGCAAAAGATACGGCTTAGCGGAAAGAACTGTAAGCAGAACTGAAATTAATCCACTAGCGGAAGCATAATGATGAAGGTCGTCCCCATTCCCAGGGTCGAGCTGAAAGATATTGATCCATTATGTTCTTCAACGATCTTTTTCGAGATCGCAAGCCCAAGGCCGGTGCCACTGGACTTCGTTGAAAAATTCGGCACGAAGATATTGGGCTGAACTTTAGGATCGATGCCCTCTCCGGTATCTTCTATTTCGATATATACCTTATCCGATCCGGCGGCAATGTCTGTACTAATAGTGATCGTACCATATTCCTTCATTGCCTCCCGCGCATTTTTTATAACATTGATCAATACCCTCCTTAATTCATCTTTAACTCCCATCACTTTCAGAGGGGCTTTATGTAGCCGGGTATTAATTCTGAGAAACTCATCCTGCTCATAGAGTTCTGTAACGGAACGCACGATCTCATGTAATTCCAGTTCCTCAAAGTCTTGCTGAATTGGGCGTGCAAATTTTGAAAAATCAGAGGCGATCTGACTCAGGGATTCGATCTGTTCGATCATATTCTCCGTAACACGCTGTATTCTGGGCTTCAGTTCGCTGAATTCCACATCCTCTTTGCGGAGCTGCTGTTCCAGATGCTGCAGGTTCAGCTTCATCGGGGTAAGCGGATTCTTGATCTCATGGGCAACCTGTTGTGCCATCTCTTTCCATGCAGCTTCTCTTTCTGCTTCTGCAAGGTCTTTCTGCACGTCATTAAGCCGTCCTACCATGAAATTATAGGCATTGGTCAGAGAGCCGATCTCATCCTTAGAACCAACGGGCAGCGTAGTTTCCAGGTCACCTGATGATATTTTGCGCAGTCCGCTTCTTAAAGACTCAAGAGGAGCAGTAAGTCGGCTGGAAATCAGAGAAGCAACAATAATGAAGAAGCCAAAGATGATCACGTAGACCATCAGCAGGTAACTGGTGATAGAAAGAAACTGTTCGTTAAAGGCCGGTGCTTTAAGGAAGATGGGAATTCCGGCTACTCCCATGATCTGTCTTTCTTCATCAAACCACGGGGAATAACCGATGAGCAGTTCCTGATCTCCTAAAACTGCGCGGTTAATGACTTCCTGGTTACCCTGTTCATATATCCTTCGATGCGCATTCCATGGAAGAAGATCCGGGATCAGGTGCTGCTCATAGATCTGAACCGCCGTGGAGAAGCTGAGGATCTTGTCGGTGAATAAACTGGCATCAGCATCTAATGTGGCAGACAGTCTGTCGAGATTAGTTTGGGTGGCATCCGGATTTTCTCTCTCCTGAGAGGAGAGACCCTCTGCCAGATTCTTGGTTTTTATCAGAAGCTGGTCTTCTACATTCTTTTCATTCTGCCGGTTAATAGCCACGTTGGAAGTAAAGATCAGGGCCATCAGGCAGAAAAGAGACGCGATCAGGAACCGATCCAGAAGCCGGTCTCTGAAGCGTTTACTCTGGTCTATGATGTTTTGTCTTTTGATCAGTGACACAATGATCAAATTGATCAACCCGGCTATAAATAAGAAAAAGAAAAGGCGGACAGCTGAGAAGATATGATTCTGAAATGTTACCGTGGGTGTTGCTG
It encodes:
- a CDS encoding FAD-dependent oxidoreductase, giving the protein MSIDHRDKHIIIVGGGPVGLFLGIGLLRKNIPCTIIEKRKDPVPDSRSLGIHPVSLDLFDDLGITADFLNRGLKIQKGIAFTDDGKIGEISFENCPKPHNYILACPQSVTESILRDQIRMIDPEVLITEAEFQHFTEDAEGISVIFSKGGQDQSVEGSYLVGCDGKNSLVRQKASIHYSGKRYPDTYIMGDFEDTTGFGADAAVYLHSAGLIECFPLPNGMRRWVAKTDEYIPEPDTELLAEIILYRCNIDLSKVSHTMLSSFGVQHFMAESLVKGRVILAGDSAHVVSPIGGQGMNLGWVGAIELLSELTKKAPDLASYHKKQRSIASKVARRAEINMKLGRARRISLFRNLIIRTMLSPLFRDLTAKLFTMRGLKNWWI
- a CDS encoding methyltransferase domain-containing protein, with translation MDREDCDLKLLENTYRQFHRINALLSQWRKIYKKFIRPELKNNKINTFLDIGFGGGDIPIQISKWIKDDGFEAEITGIETDARSFRYASALALPPNLKLRHISTSEILQEGRSYDFVLSNHLIHHLSEKELPVLLDEAKRLSSHKVIFNDIERSDLGYIAFHIFSRIIFRHSFITDDGLISIRKSYTLDELRTITEDQWTVHRIFPYRLVLQYEH
- a CDS encoding type III polyketide synthase, whose product is MPAYIHDIVTCTPESFSRQQHIREVMKEHLGQDRKTRAIIHRIYSQSGIEKRHSVIEDFADNDQGSLFFNGQVKQIPDTRQRNQVYETEAKKLFVETGRELLERSRTYAASDITHVITVSCTGFFAPGPEFEIVKQLGLDHSTERYHIGFMGCFAAFPAMKMAASFCKSDPDAVVLLVCTELCTIHFQMKEDIDNLLSGSVFADGAAGMLLSSAKPDRGYKIDHFASTLVTEGEKDMAWKVGNEGFEIILSAYVPEIIENNLSEWLDPLIEKYGLQKAEIAEWAVHPGGRAILDKVMQSMQLSEEKIGSSRKVLSSYGNMSSPTVLFVLKEILENRSAKDEKIMALAFGPGLTVESGLLTKLS
- a CDS encoding MATE family efflux transporter, whose protein sequence is MKNPVIDIKKESKKLLTIGTPIIATQLLNMGLNFTDTVMAGNLSALDLAAVSIGNAVYLPIAVFCMATLIAINPIVSQHLGAREFDEIGKNARQMSWLILMLAIPLFFILRNLEFIMIWIEIDPEIIPIANGYLKAVSWSALPLLLYSGTRYFSEGLSVTRPAMFIGILLLLLNVGANYLLMYGNLGFPRLGAIGAGYATSIINTFGAVLFIAFAASFRPFKRFHIFTRTTGPEWNYIREFLRIGLPNGASGTMEVLLFAAVSLLMGTLSVKISAAHQVAINVASIFFMIPFGLSIAISQRVGYSVGQGSMLKARQRGFIGVILCALLMCFTATLIFTIPEYIISIYTKDPEVATLAVSLVFMAGIFQISDGLQVGGFGALRGLKDTRVPMYVNFVAYWVIGFPTGYLLCYNFGFGPIGLWTGLIAGLTVAALLHNLRFHLLTRGASS